One genomic region from Nilaparvata lugens isolate BPH chromosome 3, ASM1435652v1, whole genome shotgun sequence encodes:
- the LOC111054626 gene encoding F-box/WD repeat-containing protein 5 isoform X3, producing MDSSNSEADKLWNYAPDIILLDVFQYLDATELLKAGKVCRRWNRLSMDEMLWKALFYKDFKIDRNIGIMPNKTSWLGEYKRLTYETPMVNYETLRSHSHQVLHVSFAHNGSMFATTSKDGYIIVWESKFPVQMKFHRDMKSFSWQYTQFSQFNQSDTLLLVSGVHFGAANSTSGEIAVFSLQDGFELQCRVKNKPYDIFGTWYSDRMLLSGDLRWLAHLVSSSGIWLNKASQETASEHTPIMTQLCRFYNTNGSSVRAIMVANCLIPDDTAAAAAAISCQAAEPTAPSPPHHHERGNPPSHRDLDRRRQFVEEYNNLVDAAIMSGQDYTSSIFYSNNYRQVEKEKEASHSDSDSEGTSEEIEGGDSETSELSVDIEIEEDLARQPEKLLIFTTGSKTYSPHQIGLKRIKRVTFPRVLDPGPSLSERIEERRRKKELLRARRENSSLEPDPDWLNFKSVSDKFDTVDHIVDLHGHIIGMGLSPDHRYLYVNSRPWPRGYEIKNPLDPPPIAQEIDLHVIDLVTLQEVGTMLRSHKAYTPNNECFFIFLDVCDEYVASGAEDKNGYLWDRHYGMCLAKYPHQDVVNSVAFNPRDSGMLVTTSDDSTIKVWRSHASLRRLLPAPIADCQHMPKAVRVAQNKANRSARPNS from the exons ATGGATTCAAG caaTTCAGAAGCTGACAAACTCTGGAATTACGCTCCAGATATCATCTTACTGGACGTATTTCAGTATTTAGATGCGACCGAACTCTTGAAAGCTGGAAAAGTTTGCCGAAGATGGAATAGATTATCGATGGATGAAATGCTGTGGAAGGCTCTCTTCTACAAGGATTTCAAGATTGATCGCAACATCGGAATTATGCCAA ATAAAACATCATGGCTGGGAGAATACAAGCGTCTGACGTATGAAACACCAATGGTGAATTATGAGACACTGAGGTCGCACAGTCATCAAGTGTTGCATGTCAGTTTTGCTCACAATGGGTCCATGTTCGCCACCACTTCCAAGGATGGATACATCATT gTTTGGGAGTCGAAATTTCCTGTTCAAATGAAGTTTCATCGTGATATGAAGTCTTTCAGCTGGCAATACACACAGTTCTCGCAGTTCAATCAATCAGATACTCTTCTGCTGGTATCAGGCGTTCATTTTGGTGCAGCCAATAGCACTTCGGGAGAAATTGCTGTTTTCTCTCTTCAAG ACGGCTTCGAACTGCAGTGCCGTGTGAAGAACAAGCCGTACGACATCTTCGGCACTTGGTACAGCGACCGCATGCTGCTATCGGGCGACCTGCGCTGGCTGGCGCACCTGGTGAGCTCTAGCGGCATCTGGCTGAACAAGGCGTCGCAGGAGACCGCCTCCGAGCACACGCCCATCATGACACAGCTGTGTCGCTTCTACAACACCAATGGCAGCTCTGTGCGAGCCATCATGGTTGCCAACTGCCTCATTCCCGACGACACAGCTGCTGCGGCTGCTGCCATCTCGTGTCAGGCGGCCGAACCAACTGCTCCGTCTCCGCCCCACCACCACGAGCGAGGCAACCCGCCCTCGCACCGAGACCTCGATCGCAG GCGTCAATTTGTTGAAGAATACAATAATCTTGTTGATGCCGCTATAATGAGTGGCCAAGACTACACCAGCTCCATCTTTTATAGTAATAACTACCGACAAGTCGAAAAGGAAAAGGAAGCATCACATAGTGATAGCGATAGCGAAg GTACGAGTGAGGAAATTGAAGGAGGTGACTCTGAGACGTCCGAACTGTCAGTTGACATCGAGATAGAAGAGGACTTGGCTCGCCAGCCTGAGAAGCTTCTCATCTTTACCACTGGATCAAAAACATATTCGCCCCATCAGATCG GCTTGAAAAGAATAAAGCGAGTCACTTTCCCCCGAGTTCTGGATCCGGGACCAAGCCTGAGTGAGCGCATCGAAGAGAGACGGAGAAAGAAAGAGTTGCTGAGAGCGAGAAGGGAGAACTCGTCGCTGGAGCCCGATCCTGATTGGCTCAACTTTAAATCCGTATCGGACAAGTTCGATACCGTTGATCACATCGTCGACCTTCATGGACATATCATTGGAATGGGACTCTCTCCGGATCACAG GTATTTGTACGTGAATAGCAGGCCATGGCCAAGAGGCTACGAAATAAAAAACCCTCTGGATCCTCCTCCAATCGCACAAGAAATCGACCTGCATGTGATAGACCTGGTCACCCTGCAAGAGGTCGGCACAATGCTGCGCTCGCACAAAGCCTACACGCCCAACAACGAATGCTTCTTCATTTTCCTAGACGTTTGCGACGAGTATGTTGCTAG CGGCGCCGAAGACAAGAACGGCTACCTGTGGGACAGGCATTACGGCATGTGCCTGGCCAAGTACCCCCACCAGGATGTGGTCAACTCGGTGGCGTTCAATCCACGTGACTCGGGCATGCTGGTGACCACCTCGGATGACTCCACCATCAAGGTGTGGCGGTCACACGCCAGTCTGCGCCGTCTGCTGCCTGCTCCCATTGCCGACTGCCAACATATGCCCAAGGCGGTGCGTGTCGCGCAGAACAAAGCCAACCGGAGCGCAAGGCCCAATAGCTAG
- the LOC111054626 gene encoding F-box/WD repeat-containing protein 5 isoform X2: MDSSNSEADKLWNYAPDIILLDVFQYLDATELLKAGKVCRRWNRLSMDEMLWKALFYKDFKIDRNIGIMPNKTSWLGEYKRLTYETPMVNYETLRSHSHQVLHVSFAHNGSMFATTSKDGYIIVWESKFPVQMKFHRDMKSFSWQYTQFSQFNQSDTLLLVSGVHFGAANSTSGEIAVFSLQDGFELQCRVKNKPYDIFGTWYSDRMLLSGDLRWLAHLVSSSGIWLNKASQETASEHTPIMTQLCRFYNTNGSSVRAIMVANCLIPDDTAAAAAAISCQAAEPTAPSPPHHHERGNPPSHRDLDRRSCSSKHSMHDDDKPPCESRRQFVEEYNNLVDAAIMSGQDYTSSIFYSNNYRQVEKEKEASHSDSDSEGTSEEIEGGDSETSELSVDIEIEEDLARQPEKLLIFTTGSKTYSPHQIGLKRIKRVTFPRVLDPGPSLSERIEERRRKKELLRARRENSSLEPDPDWLNFKSVSDKFDTVDHIVDLHGHIIGMGLSPDHRYLYVNSRPWPRGYEIKNPLDPPPIAQEIDLHVIDLVTLQEVGTMLRSHKAYTPNNECFFIFLDVCDEYVASGAEDKNGYLWDRHYGMCLAKYPHQDVVNSVAFNPRDSGMLVTTSDDSTIKVWRSHASLRRLLPAPIADCQHMPKAVRVAQNKANRSARPNS; encoded by the exons ATGGATTCAAG caaTTCAGAAGCTGACAAACTCTGGAATTACGCTCCAGATATCATCTTACTGGACGTATTTCAGTATTTAGATGCGACCGAACTCTTGAAAGCTGGAAAAGTTTGCCGAAGATGGAATAGATTATCGATGGATGAAATGCTGTGGAAGGCTCTCTTCTACAAGGATTTCAAGATTGATCGCAACATCGGAATTATGCCAA ATAAAACATCATGGCTGGGAGAATACAAGCGTCTGACGTATGAAACACCAATGGTGAATTATGAGACACTGAGGTCGCACAGTCATCAAGTGTTGCATGTCAGTTTTGCTCACAATGGGTCCATGTTCGCCACCACTTCCAAGGATGGATACATCATT gTTTGGGAGTCGAAATTTCCTGTTCAAATGAAGTTTCATCGTGATATGAAGTCTTTCAGCTGGCAATACACACAGTTCTCGCAGTTCAATCAATCAGATACTCTTCTGCTGGTATCAGGCGTTCATTTTGGTGCAGCCAATAGCACTTCGGGAGAAATTGCTGTTTTCTCTCTTCAAG ACGGCTTCGAACTGCAGTGCCGTGTGAAGAACAAGCCGTACGACATCTTCGGCACTTGGTACAGCGACCGCATGCTGCTATCGGGCGACCTGCGCTGGCTGGCGCACCTGGTGAGCTCTAGCGGCATCTGGCTGAACAAGGCGTCGCAGGAGACCGCCTCCGAGCACACGCCCATCATGACACAGCTGTGTCGCTTCTACAACACCAATGGCAGCTCTGTGCGAGCCATCATGGTTGCCAACTGCCTCATTCCCGACGACACAGCTGCTGCGGCTGCTGCCATCTCGTGTCAGGCGGCCGAACCAACTGCTCCGTCTCCGCCCCACCACCACGAGCGAGGCAACCCGCCCTCGCACCGAGACCTCGATCGCAGGTCATGTAGCTCCAAGCACAGCATGCATGATGATGATAAGCCGCCGTGTGAGTCAAG GCGTCAATTTGTTGAAGAATACAATAATCTTGTTGATGCCGCTATAATGAGTGGCCAAGACTACACCAGCTCCATCTTTTATAGTAATAACTACCGACAAGTCGAAAAGGAAAAGGAAGCATCACATAGTGATAGCGATAGCGAAg GTACGAGTGAGGAAATTGAAGGAGGTGACTCTGAGACGTCCGAACTGTCAGTTGACATCGAGATAGAAGAGGACTTGGCTCGCCAGCCTGAGAAGCTTCTCATCTTTACCACTGGATCAAAAACATATTCGCCCCATCAGATCG GCTTGAAAAGAATAAAGCGAGTCACTTTCCCCCGAGTTCTGGATCCGGGACCAAGCCTGAGTGAGCGCATCGAAGAGAGACGGAGAAAGAAAGAGTTGCTGAGAGCGAGAAGGGAGAACTCGTCGCTGGAGCCCGATCCTGATTGGCTCAACTTTAAATCCGTATCGGACAAGTTCGATACCGTTGATCACATCGTCGACCTTCATGGACATATCATTGGAATGGGACTCTCTCCGGATCACAG GTATTTGTACGTGAATAGCAGGCCATGGCCAAGAGGCTACGAAATAAAAAACCCTCTGGATCCTCCTCCAATCGCACAAGAAATCGACCTGCATGTGATAGACCTGGTCACCCTGCAAGAGGTCGGCACAATGCTGCGCTCGCACAAAGCCTACACGCCCAACAACGAATGCTTCTTCATTTTCCTAGACGTTTGCGACGAGTATGTTGCTAG CGGCGCCGAAGACAAGAACGGCTACCTGTGGGACAGGCATTACGGCATGTGCCTGGCCAAGTACCCCCACCAGGATGTGGTCAACTCGGTGGCGTTCAATCCACGTGACTCGGGCATGCTGGTGACCACCTCGGATGACTCCACCATCAAGGTGTGGCGGTCACACGCCAGTCTGCGCCGTCTGCTGCCTGCTCCCATTGCCGACTGCCAACATATGCCCAAGGCGGTGCGTGTCGCGCAGAACAAAGCCAACCGGAGCGCAAGGCCCAATAGCTAG
- the LOC111054626 gene encoding F-box/WD repeat-containing protein 5 isoform X1, protein MDSSNSEADKLWNYAPDIILLDVFQYLDATELLKAGKVCRRWNRLSMDEMLWKALFYKDFKIDRNIGIMPNKTSWLGEYKRLTYETPMVNYETLRSHSHQVLHVSFAHNGSMFATTSKDGYIIVWESKFPVQMKFHRDMKSFSWQYTQFSQFNQSDTLLLVSGVHFGAANSTSGEIAVFSLQDGFELQCRVKNKPYDIFGTWYSDRMLLSGDLRWLAHLVSSSGIWLNKASQETASEHTPIMTQLCRFYNTNGSSVRAIMVANCLIPDDTAAAAAAISCQAAEPTAPSPPHHHERGNPPSHRDLDRRSCSSKHSMHDDDKPPCESRSGDKQLVSRPTRGAGRDQVNMPKPKISKLTKLFSYLSPKPVDRHPGDNKKFRQNNLFCKLVNSHPVQQQDMRRRRQFVEEYNNLVDAAIMSGQDYTSSIFYSNNYRQVEKEKEASHSDSDSEGTSEEIEGGDSETSELSVDIEIEEDLARQPEKLLIFTTGSKTYSPHQIGLKRIKRVTFPRVLDPGPSLSERIEERRRKKELLRARRENSSLEPDPDWLNFKSVSDKFDTVDHIVDLHGHIIGMGLSPDHRYLYVNSRPWPRGYEIKNPLDPPPIAQEIDLHVIDLVTLQEVGTMLRSHKAYTPNNECFFIFLDVCDEYVASGAEDKNGYLWDRHYGMCLAKYPHQDVVNSVAFNPRDSGMLVTTSDDSTIKVWRSHASLRRLLPAPIADCQHMPKAVRVAQNKANRSARPNS, encoded by the exons ATGGATTCAAG caaTTCAGAAGCTGACAAACTCTGGAATTACGCTCCAGATATCATCTTACTGGACGTATTTCAGTATTTAGATGCGACCGAACTCTTGAAAGCTGGAAAAGTTTGCCGAAGATGGAATAGATTATCGATGGATGAAATGCTGTGGAAGGCTCTCTTCTACAAGGATTTCAAGATTGATCGCAACATCGGAATTATGCCAA ATAAAACATCATGGCTGGGAGAATACAAGCGTCTGACGTATGAAACACCAATGGTGAATTATGAGACACTGAGGTCGCACAGTCATCAAGTGTTGCATGTCAGTTTTGCTCACAATGGGTCCATGTTCGCCACCACTTCCAAGGATGGATACATCATT gTTTGGGAGTCGAAATTTCCTGTTCAAATGAAGTTTCATCGTGATATGAAGTCTTTCAGCTGGCAATACACACAGTTCTCGCAGTTCAATCAATCAGATACTCTTCTGCTGGTATCAGGCGTTCATTTTGGTGCAGCCAATAGCACTTCGGGAGAAATTGCTGTTTTCTCTCTTCAAG ACGGCTTCGAACTGCAGTGCCGTGTGAAGAACAAGCCGTACGACATCTTCGGCACTTGGTACAGCGACCGCATGCTGCTATCGGGCGACCTGCGCTGGCTGGCGCACCTGGTGAGCTCTAGCGGCATCTGGCTGAACAAGGCGTCGCAGGAGACCGCCTCCGAGCACACGCCCATCATGACACAGCTGTGTCGCTTCTACAACACCAATGGCAGCTCTGTGCGAGCCATCATGGTTGCCAACTGCCTCATTCCCGACGACACAGCTGCTGCGGCTGCTGCCATCTCGTGTCAGGCGGCCGAACCAACTGCTCCGTCTCCGCCCCACCACCACGAGCGAGGCAACCCGCCCTCGCACCGAGACCTCGATCGCAGGTCATGTAGCTCCAAGCACAGCATGCATGATGATGATAAGCCGCCGTGTGAGTCAAG AAGCGGTGACAAGCAGCTGGTTAGTAGGCCTACTCGCGGGGCTGGAAGGGATCAAGTTAATATGCCTAAGCCTAAAATTTCCAAGCTCACGAAGCTCTTTTCATACCTATCTCCAAAACCTGTCGATAGGCATCCCGGTGATAATAAAAAGTTTAGGCAGAATAATCTCTTCTGCAAGCTAGTGAATAGTCATCCGGTACAACAGCAAGATATGAGGAGGAg GCGTCAATTTGTTGAAGAATACAATAATCTTGTTGATGCCGCTATAATGAGTGGCCAAGACTACACCAGCTCCATCTTTTATAGTAATAACTACCGACAAGTCGAAAAGGAAAAGGAAGCATCACATAGTGATAGCGATAGCGAAg GTACGAGTGAGGAAATTGAAGGAGGTGACTCTGAGACGTCCGAACTGTCAGTTGACATCGAGATAGAAGAGGACTTGGCTCGCCAGCCTGAGAAGCTTCTCATCTTTACCACTGGATCAAAAACATATTCGCCCCATCAGATCG GCTTGAAAAGAATAAAGCGAGTCACTTTCCCCCGAGTTCTGGATCCGGGACCAAGCCTGAGTGAGCGCATCGAAGAGAGACGGAGAAAGAAAGAGTTGCTGAGAGCGAGAAGGGAGAACTCGTCGCTGGAGCCCGATCCTGATTGGCTCAACTTTAAATCCGTATCGGACAAGTTCGATACCGTTGATCACATCGTCGACCTTCATGGACATATCATTGGAATGGGACTCTCTCCGGATCACAG GTATTTGTACGTGAATAGCAGGCCATGGCCAAGAGGCTACGAAATAAAAAACCCTCTGGATCCTCCTCCAATCGCACAAGAAATCGACCTGCATGTGATAGACCTGGTCACCCTGCAAGAGGTCGGCACAATGCTGCGCTCGCACAAAGCCTACACGCCCAACAACGAATGCTTCTTCATTTTCCTAGACGTTTGCGACGAGTATGTTGCTAG CGGCGCCGAAGACAAGAACGGCTACCTGTGGGACAGGCATTACGGCATGTGCCTGGCCAAGTACCCCCACCAGGATGTGGTCAACTCGGTGGCGTTCAATCCACGTGACTCGGGCATGCTGGTGACCACCTCGGATGACTCCACCATCAAGGTGTGGCGGTCACACGCCAGTCTGCGCCGTCTGCTGCCTGCTCCCATTGCCGACTGCCAACATATGCCCAAGGCGGTGCGTGTCGCGCAGAACAAAGCCAACCGGAGCGCAAGGCCCAATAGCTAG